The following are from one region of the Odontesthes bonariensis isolate fOdoBon6 chromosome 16, fOdoBon6.hap1, whole genome shotgun sequence genome:
- the dgat2 gene encoding diacylglycerol O-acyltransferase 2 isoform X1, which produces MKTILAAYSGVLKGKTGTGSSILSALQDRQSAIWLCRSKMEKHLQVISVLQWVLSFLAMGVACTVLLIYLFWTDCWLITAIYTAWLIVDWNTPKQGGRRSSWVRSWTVWTYFRDYFPIRLIKTHDLLPSRNYIFGYHPHGIFCFGAFCNFGTEATGFTKKFPGIKPSLATLAGNFRLPVLRDYLMSGGICPVNKNSIDYLLSRNGTGNAVVIVVGGAAESLHCAPGMNCVTLKNRKGFVKLALQKGSDLVPVYSFGENDAYKQVIFQEGTYWRSLQRRLQKILGFAPCLFHGCGLFFGNSWGIVPYCNPITTIVGEPISVPKIEDPTEDMVNLYHGMYVKSLQSLFDKYKARFGLKESDILHIQ; this is translated from the exons ATGAAGACCATTCTTGCTGCATATTCTGGAGTCCTCAAAGGTAAGACGG GCACTGGCTCCAGTATCCTCTCCGCACTGCAGGACCGACAATCGGCGATCTGGCTCTGCAGGTCCAAGATGGAAAAGCATCTGCAGGTCATTTCTGTGCTGCAGTGGGTTCTCTCCTTCTTAGCCATGG GCGTTGCCTGTACTGTGTTGTTGATCTACTTGTTCTGGACTGATTGCTGGCTGATCACTGCCATTTACACTGCCTGGCTCATTGTTGACTGGAATACTCCGAAACAAG GAGGCAGAAGATCTTCTTGGGTGAGAAGCTGGACGGTGTGGACGTATTTCAGAGACTACTTCCCAATCAGG CTCATTAAAACGCACGATTTGCTGCCCAGCCGGAACTACATATTCGGCTACCACCCTCATGGCATCTTCTGTTTTGGCGCTTTCTGCAACTTTGGGACAGAGGCAACGGGCTTCACTAAGAAATTCCCCGGCATCAAGCCCTCCTTGGCAACCTTGGCAGGGAACTTTCGGCTGCCCGTCCTTCGAGACTACCTGATGTCTGGAG GCATTTGCCCAGTGAACAAGAACTCTATTGACTACCTGCTGTCGCGTAACGGGACAGGAAATGCGGTGGTCATTGTTGtcggaggagcagcagagtctTTGCACTGTGCTCCCGGCATGAATTGTGTCACCCTGAAGAACCGGAAAGGCTTTGTGAAGCTGGCCCTGCAGAAAGG GTCCGACCTGGTTCCTGTGTATTCATTTGGAGAGAACGATGCCTACAAGCAGGTGATATTTCAGGAGGGGACATACTGGAGATCTTTGCAAAGGAGGTTACAGAAGATCCTGGGTTTTGCCCCGTGCCTGTTCCATGGATGTGGTCTTTTCTTTGGCAACTCCTGGGGAATTGTGCCTTATTGCAACCCCATCACTACCATAG ttGGAGAACCGATTTCAGTGCCAAAAATTGAGGACCCGACTGAGGACATGGTGAATCTCTACCATGGGATGTACGTTAAGTCCCTCCAAAGTCTTTTTGACAAGTATAAGGCCCGTTTTGGTCTGAAAGAAAGTGACATCCTGCACATCCAGTGA
- the dgat2 gene encoding diacylglycerol O-acyltransferase 2 isoform X2 — MKTILAAYSGVLKGTGSSILSALQDRQSAIWLCRSKMEKHLQVISVLQWVLSFLAMGVACTVLLIYLFWTDCWLITAIYTAWLIVDWNTPKQGGRRSSWVRSWTVWTYFRDYFPIRLIKTHDLLPSRNYIFGYHPHGIFCFGAFCNFGTEATGFTKKFPGIKPSLATLAGNFRLPVLRDYLMSGGICPVNKNSIDYLLSRNGTGNAVVIVVGGAAESLHCAPGMNCVTLKNRKGFVKLALQKGSDLVPVYSFGENDAYKQVIFQEGTYWRSLQRRLQKILGFAPCLFHGCGLFFGNSWGIVPYCNPITTIVGEPISVPKIEDPTEDMVNLYHGMYVKSLQSLFDKYKARFGLKESDILHIQ, encoded by the exons ATGAAGACCATTCTTGCTGCATATTCTGGAGTCCTCAAAG GCACTGGCTCCAGTATCCTCTCCGCACTGCAGGACCGACAATCGGCGATCTGGCTCTGCAGGTCCAAGATGGAAAAGCATCTGCAGGTCATTTCTGTGCTGCAGTGGGTTCTCTCCTTCTTAGCCATGG GCGTTGCCTGTACTGTGTTGTTGATCTACTTGTTCTGGACTGATTGCTGGCTGATCACTGCCATTTACACTGCCTGGCTCATTGTTGACTGGAATACTCCGAAACAAG GAGGCAGAAGATCTTCTTGGGTGAGAAGCTGGACGGTGTGGACGTATTTCAGAGACTACTTCCCAATCAGG CTCATTAAAACGCACGATTTGCTGCCCAGCCGGAACTACATATTCGGCTACCACCCTCATGGCATCTTCTGTTTTGGCGCTTTCTGCAACTTTGGGACAGAGGCAACGGGCTTCACTAAGAAATTCCCCGGCATCAAGCCCTCCTTGGCAACCTTGGCAGGGAACTTTCGGCTGCCCGTCCTTCGAGACTACCTGATGTCTGGAG GCATTTGCCCAGTGAACAAGAACTCTATTGACTACCTGCTGTCGCGTAACGGGACAGGAAATGCGGTGGTCATTGTTGtcggaggagcagcagagtctTTGCACTGTGCTCCCGGCATGAATTGTGTCACCCTGAAGAACCGGAAAGGCTTTGTGAAGCTGGCCCTGCAGAAAGG GTCCGACCTGGTTCCTGTGTATTCATTTGGAGAGAACGATGCCTACAAGCAGGTGATATTTCAGGAGGGGACATACTGGAGATCTTTGCAAAGGAGGTTACAGAAGATCCTGGGTTTTGCCCCGTGCCTGTTCCATGGATGTGGTCTTTTCTTTGGCAACTCCTGGGGAATTGTGCCTTATTGCAACCCCATCACTACCATAG ttGGAGAACCGATTTCAGTGCCAAAAATTGAGGACCCGACTGAGGACATGGTGAATCTCTACCATGGGATGTACGTTAAGTCCCTCCAAAGTCTTTTTGACAAGTATAAGGCCCGTTTTGGTCTGAAAGAAAGTGACATCCTGCACATCCAGTGA